The Acropora muricata isolate sample 2 chromosome 5, ASM3666990v1, whole genome shotgun sequence genome includes a window with the following:
- the LOC136917729 gene encoding suppressor of tumorigenicity 14 protein-like, whose translation MYKIEVPSGMRVKIRFHKFVTESAGGSQSGSCYDYVEAYDGYLGSDPYLRRFCGALRPFTLLSSSNVMLVRFVSDDSQNFGGFQFTYSAEVIPATQPSCAPHRFQCSNGRCIPKKRVCDFLDDCGDSSDELNCPCHNNQLTCANGTCLDALWICDGDDDCGDGTDELNCYSSTSSPGHQPDSSKKTEGS comes from the exons ATGTACAAGATCGAAGTGCCGAGTGGTATGAGAGTAAAGATCAGATTTCACAAGTTCGTTACAGAGTCTGCAGGAGGAAGTCAAAGCG GAAGTTGCTATGACTACGTGGAAGCATATGACGGATACTTAGGGAGCGATCCATACTTGAGAAGATTCTGTGGAGCACTTCGCCCATTCACTCTCCTTTCCTCAAGTAACGTTATGTTGGTGAGATTTGTATCTGACGACTCGCAGAACTTCGGTGGATTCCAATTCACATATTCAGCTGAAG TTATTCCAGCTACTCAGCCATCTTGTGCCCCTCATCGTTTCCAATGCTCTAACGGAAGGTGTATTCCTAAGAAACGAGTCTGTGATTTCCTTGATGATTGCGGTGATAGCTCCGATGAACTGAATTGTCCCTGTCATAACAATCAGCTGACATGCGCAAATGGGACTTGTCTTGACGCGCTCTGGATTTGTGATGGGGATGATGACTGTGGCGATGGAACGGACGAGCTAAACTGCTATTCAAGCACCAGTTCTCCTG
- the LOC136917720 gene encoding tyrosine kinase receptor Cad96Ca-like, protein METLINADVDKWEISRKRITLEEVIGSGSFGTVWRAVLSSGNGQPGIQFVAAKCFTPTSGEEGRKSIMKEIGLGKDLGDSSPENVVKFIGCVTTQIHPILIMEYLPCGDLLGFLRKSRGIVDKYYRGEGEVANLKTYDLVSFSNQIATGMVFLASRGIIHRDLAARNVLLDRNCVCKVADFGLYYNNFKYGHGNAKKGCVPVKWTAPEVLFGDIAKLSSKSDVWSYGIVLYEIFTMGGIPYPGWSEAKTIAELRNGYRMPKPPHIESSLYHLMNTCWQEEPMIRPEFLHLRNKLREFIEKELYLGLMDQSKYNGSTYCDVEDVGAAVTSRSRKKWSSLKH, encoded by the exons ATGGAGACGTTAATAAATGCTGACGTGGATAAATGGGAGATATCACGTAAACGTATAACTCTCGAAGAAGTGATTGGATCAGGATCATTTGGAACTGTTTGGCGAGCAGTTTTGAGTAGTGGAAATGGACAACCAGGCATACAGTTTGTTGCAGCAAAGTGCTTTACAC CCACTTCTGGGGAGGAAGGAAGAAAGTCTATCATGAAAGAAATTGGGTTGGGAAAGGACCTTGGAGACAGTTCTCCGGAAAATGTTGTGAAGTTCATTGGCTGTGTAACTACGCAGA TACACCCAATTCTAATCATGGAGTACCTACCCTGTGGAGAtcttcttggctttttgaggaagagccgtggaattGTCGACAAATATTATCGCGGAGAAGGAGAGGTAGCGAACCTGAAAACATATGACCTGGTTTCCTTTTCGAACCAGATTGCTACAGGGATGGTGTTCTTAGCATCCAGAGGG ATTATCCATCGTGATTTGGCCGCACGCAATGTCCTCCTCGATAGAAACTGTGTGTGCAAAGTGGCGGATTTTGGCttatattacaataattttaaatatggacatggcaatgccaaaaag GGCTGCgtgccagtgaagtggacagcgcCCGAGGTTCTCTTTGGGGATATTGCAAAACTTTCAAGCAAAAGTGATGT GTGGTCCTATGGAATTGTTCTCTATGAGATATTCACCATGG GAGGCATTCCATACCCGGGCTGGTCAGAGGCCAAGACAATAGCAGAATTGCGGAATGGTTATCGCATGCCGAAGCCCCCACACATCGAGAGCAGTCT aTATCATTTGATGAACACTTGCTGGCAAGAAGAGCCCATGATTCGCCCAGAATTTCTTCATCTTCGCAACAAATTGCGCGAATTTATCGAAAAGGAG TTATACCTTGGGCTGATGGACCAGTCGAAGTACAATGGATCGACATACTGTGACGTTGAAGACGTTGGTGCAGCTGTTACGTCCCGCTCAAGAAAAAAATGGTCAAGTCTGAAGCACTGA